From the genome of Amycolatopsis sp. NBC_01488, one region includes:
- a CDS encoding demethylmenaquinone methyltransferase, with protein sequence MSRASLDKDPHEVAAMFDGVASGYDRANSFMTFGFDRRWRTTTARVLDARRGEKVLDLAAGTGVSTVEYARGGAWCLAADFSFGMLRAGLHRKVPMVAADALNLPFADESFDAVTISLALRNFVDPKAALTEIARVVKPGGRLVICEVSTPPFAPIRFVHRRFMLKLLTWVGKRTSSNPEAYSYLAESMLTWPDQRTLGEIIASAGWTDVEWLNLTFGVVAIHRARKPA encoded by the coding sequence ATGTCACGCGCAAGCCTGGACAAGGACCCGCACGAGGTCGCCGCGATGTTCGACGGCGTCGCGTCCGGGTACGACCGGGCGAACTCGTTCATGACCTTCGGCTTCGACCGGCGCTGGCGCACCACCACCGCCCGCGTGCTCGACGCCCGCCGCGGCGAGAAGGTCCTGGACCTCGCCGCCGGCACCGGGGTGTCCACGGTCGAGTACGCCCGCGGGGGCGCCTGGTGCCTGGCCGCGGACTTCTCGTTCGGCATGCTGCGCGCCGGGCTGCACCGCAAGGTCCCGATGGTCGCGGCGGACGCGCTGAACCTGCCGTTCGCCGACGAGAGCTTCGACGCCGTGACGATCTCCCTCGCGCTGCGCAACTTCGTCGACCCGAAGGCGGCGCTCACCGAGATCGCGCGCGTGGTGAAACCGGGCGGCCGCCTGGTGATCTGCGAGGTCTCGACCCCGCCGTTCGCCCCGATCCGGTTCGTCCACCGGCGGTTCATGCTGAAGCTGCTCACCTGGGTCGGCAAGCGGACGTCGTCGAACCCCGAGGCCTACTCCTACCTGGCCGAATCCATGCTGACCTGGCCCGACCAGCGCACGCTCGGCGAGATCATCGCGAGCGCGGGCTGGACCGACGTCGAGTGGTTGAACCTCACATTCGGTGTCGTGGCGATCCACCGCGCGCGAAAGCCCGCATAA
- a CDS encoding glycosyltransferase family 4 protein: MTNSVLRVVEHLRERAHDVLIIAPGPGPDSYRGAPVVRIPALDFPGVNSLPIGVPTRTVLNALAAFGPDVVHLASPFVVGARGLAAARRLRVPSIAVYQTDIAGFAAAYGFGIGARAAWRWVRRLHSRADRTLAPSSDSVEQLELHGVPRVHRWARGVDIERFSPDHADAALRAELAPDGELLVGFVGRLAPEKEVDRLAALAGMPGVRVVVVGDGPELENLREQLPGAAFLGAKYGEELSKAYASFDVFVHTGPHETFCQAVQEAMASGLPVLAPAAGGPKDLVLPGRTGYLLPADRAQFGPALVEKVDALRDPALRARLGEKARKVVLGRTWPAVCRELMGHYEAVQGRAARAA; this comes from the coding sequence GTGACCAACTCCGTCCTGCGGGTCGTCGAGCACCTGCGCGAACGCGCCCACGACGTGCTGATCATCGCCCCCGGGCCCGGCCCGGACTCCTACCGCGGCGCCCCGGTCGTCCGGATCCCCGCGCTGGACTTCCCCGGGGTCAACTCCCTGCCGATCGGCGTCCCGACGCGCACGGTGCTCAACGCGCTCGCCGCGTTCGGCCCGGACGTCGTCCACCTGGCCTCGCCGTTCGTGGTCGGCGCGCGCGGGCTGGCCGCGGCGCGGCGCCTGAGAGTGCCGTCCATCGCCGTCTACCAGACCGACATCGCCGGCTTCGCCGCCGCGTACGGCTTCGGCATCGGCGCGCGGGCCGCGTGGCGCTGGGTGCGTCGGCTGCACTCGCGGGCCGACCGGACGCTCGCGCCGTCCAGCGACTCGGTCGAGCAGCTGGAGCTGCACGGCGTCCCGCGCGTGCACCGCTGGGCGCGGGGCGTCGACATCGAACGGTTCTCCCCGGACCACGCCGACGCGGCGCTGCGGGCCGAGCTGGCGCCGGACGGCGAGCTGCTCGTCGGGTTCGTCGGGCGGCTGGCGCCCGAGAAGGAGGTCGACCGGCTGGCCGCGCTCGCCGGCATGCCGGGAGTCCGCGTGGTCGTCGTCGGCGACGGGCCCGAACTCGAAAACCTCAGGGAGCAGCTGCCCGGCGCCGCCTTCCTCGGCGCGAAGTACGGCGAAGAACTGTCGAAGGCGTACGCGAGCTTCGACGTCTTCGTCCACACCGGCCCGCACGAGACGTTCTGCCAGGCGGTGCAGGAGGCGATGGCCTCCGGGCTGCCGGTGCTCGCGCCGGCCGCGGGCGGCCCCAAGGACCTCGTCCTGCCCGGCCGCACCGGCTACCTGCTGCCCGCCGACCGCGCGCAGTTCGGCCCGGCGCTCGTCGAGAAGGTCGACGCCCTGCGCGACCCCGCGCTGCGGGCGCGGCTCGGCGAGAAGGCGCGCAAGGTCGTGCTGGGCCGCACCTGGCCCGCGGTCTGCCGCGAGCTGATGGGGCACTACGAAGCCGTGCAGGGCCGGGCCGCCCGCGCGGCCTGA
- a CDS encoding glycosyltransferase codes for MHIVQLANFYGPRSGGLRTALHHLGAGYVASGHEVTLVVPGTRYADEVLPTGVRRFSLPAPKIPGTGGYRAVDPHRVRAVLRRLEPDRLEVSDRLTLRGMGGWARRHGVPSTVISHERLDRLLEQFLLPEPVARRVADAANRRMAASYDTVVCTTAFARAEFDRIAAPNVRRVPLGVDLATFRPTMRDDGWRTDLAGGADALLVHCGRLSPEKHVERSVDTVAELTEAGARVRLVVAGDGPRRRALERRARGLPVTFLGFLSGRGDVARLLASADVSLAPGPHETFGLAALEALASGTPVVVSASSALREIVRPGCGAAVDDHAPAFATAVTNLLDSPEEARRAAARARAEEFTWPAAVAGMLATFR; via the coding sequence ATGCACATCGTCCAGCTCGCGAACTTCTACGGGCCGCGTTCGGGCGGGCTCCGCACGGCGCTGCACCACCTCGGCGCCGGGTACGTCGCGAGCGGCCACGAGGTGACGCTCGTGGTGCCCGGCACGCGCTACGCCGACGAGGTGCTGCCGACCGGCGTGCGCCGGTTCTCGCTGCCGGCGCCGAAGATCCCGGGCACCGGCGGCTACCGCGCCGTCGACCCGCACCGCGTCCGCGCGGTCCTGCGAAGACTCGAACCGGACCGGCTGGAGGTGTCGGACCGGTTGACGCTGCGGGGGATGGGTGGCTGGGCGCGGCGGCACGGCGTCCCGAGCACGGTCATCTCCCACGAGCGCCTCGACCGGCTGCTGGAGCAGTTCCTGCTGCCCGAGCCGGTGGCGCGCCGTGTCGCCGACGCCGCCAACCGGCGGATGGCCGCGAGCTACGACACGGTCGTCTGCACGACGGCGTTCGCGCGCGCCGAGTTCGACCGGATCGCCGCGCCGAACGTCCGCCGGGTGCCGCTCGGCGTCGACCTCGCGACGTTCCGGCCCACCATGCGCGACGACGGCTGGCGCACCGACCTCGCCGGGGGAGCGGACGCCCTGCTCGTCCACTGTGGACGGCTTTCGCCGGAGAAGCACGTGGAGCGCAGCGTGGACACGGTCGCGGAGCTGACCGAGGCAGGCGCGCGGGTCCGGCTGGTGGTGGCCGGCGACGGGCCGCGCCGCCGGGCCCTGGAGCGCCGCGCGCGGGGCCTGCCGGTGACGTTCCTGGGGTTCCTGTCCGGCCGCGGCGACGTCGCGCGGCTGCTGGCCAGCGCGGACGTCTCCCTGGCGCCCGGCCCCCACGAGACGTTCGGGCTCGCGGCGTTGGAGGCGCTGGCGTCGGGGACGCCGGTGGTGGTGTCGGCGTCGTCGGCGCTGCGGGAAATCGTGCGCCCCGGCTGCGGCGCGGCGGTGGACGACCACGCGCCCGCGTTCGCCACGGCGGTGACGAACCTCCTGGACAGCCCGGAGGAGGCCCGGCGCGCCGCGGCGCGAGCGAGGGCGGAGGAGTTCACCTGGCCCGCGGCGGTGGCCGGGATGCTGGCCACGTTCCGCTGA